The Methanomicrobiales archaeon HGW-Methanomicrobiales-1 genome includes a region encoding these proteins:
- a CDS encoding ATPase: MVGWEVPIGAAIAFAGGAIATGMAQSRIGSAGAGAIAERPETAGTIIILEAIPETLVILGFVVASMIILMVK; the protein is encoded by the coding sequence ATGGTTGGCTGGGAAGTTCCCATTGGAGCAGCAATTGCCTTTGCCGGAGGTGCAATTGCAACAGGTATGGCACAGTCACGGATTGGTTCTGCCGGGGCCGGTGCGATTGCCGAACGCCCGGAAACCGCCGGGACGATCATTATTTTAGAAGCGATTCCCGAGACCCTGGTGATCCTGGGGTTTGTCGTCGCCTCCATGATCATCCTGATGGTCAAGTAG